From Burkholderia pseudomultivorans, the proteins below share one genomic window:
- a CDS encoding DoxX family protein — MTPNQPFLASQRDVLLLLARILLVILFVMFGWKKIVDFPGTIAFMGSEGAPAPIVSAAISVVMELFVGIAILVGFQTRPLALLLALYTIGTGLIGHHYWNMTGGEQINNMIHFYKNIAISGGLLALCAAGPGRFSVDRG, encoded by the coding sequence ATGACACCGAATCAACCGTTTCTCGCGTCCCAGCGCGATGTGCTGCTGCTGCTTGCCCGCATTCTGCTCGTGATCCTGTTCGTGATGTTCGGCTGGAAGAAGATCGTCGACTTTCCCGGCACGATCGCGTTCATGGGCTCCGAGGGCGCGCCCGCGCCGATCGTCTCCGCCGCGATCTCCGTCGTGATGGAGCTGTTCGTCGGGATCGCGATCCTCGTCGGCTTCCAGACGCGGCCGCTCGCGCTGCTGCTTGCGCTGTATACGATTGGCACCGGCCTCATCGGCCATCACTACTGGAACATGACCGGTGGCGAGCAGATCAACAACATGATTCATTTCTACAAGAACATCGCGATCTCGGGCGGCCTGCTCGCGCTTTGCGCGGCCGGCCCCGGACGCTTTTCGGTCGATCGCGGTTGA
- a CDS encoding c-type cytochrome, whose product MRKSTLTFLLAGCLALPGLARAADPADPALVKRGEYLAVAGDCMACHTAKGGKPFAGGLGMPVPMLGKIYTSNITPDPDTGIGNWTFDDFERAVRHGVSKDGSNLYPAMPYVSYAKINDDDVQALYAYFMHGVEPVKQAPPKNEIPALLSMRWPLKIWNWLFLKDGAYQPKPAQSAEWNRGAYLVQGLAHCSTCHTPRGIAMQEKSLDETGGSFLSGSVLAGWDGYNITSDPNAGIGGWSQQQLVQYLRTGSVPGLAQAAGPMSEAIEHSFSKMTDADIGAIATYIRTVPAVSNGDAKQSRASWGKPAEDGLKLRGVALASSGIDPARLYLGNCATCHQMQGKGTPDGYYPSLFHNSTVGASNPTNLVQVILNGVQRKAGSEDIGMPAFRNELSDAQIAALANYLTGQFGNPAAKVSDQDVAKLR is encoded by the coding sequence GTGCGGAAATCTACTCTCACCTTCCTCCTCGCCGGCTGCCTCGCATTGCCGGGCCTCGCGCGCGCGGCCGATCCGGCCGATCCCGCGCTGGTCAAGCGCGGCGAATACCTCGCCGTCGCCGGCGACTGCATGGCGTGCCACACCGCGAAGGGCGGCAAGCCGTTCGCGGGCGGTCTCGGCATGCCGGTTCCGATGCTCGGCAAGATCTACACGAGCAACATCACGCCCGATCCCGATACGGGCATCGGCAACTGGACGTTCGACGACTTCGAGCGCGCGGTGCGGCACGGCGTGTCGAAGGACGGCAGCAACCTGTATCCGGCAATGCCGTACGTGTCGTACGCGAAGATCAACGACGACGACGTGCAGGCGCTGTACGCGTACTTCATGCACGGTGTCGAGCCGGTCAAGCAGGCGCCGCCGAAGAACGAGATCCCCGCGCTGCTGAGCATGCGCTGGCCGCTGAAGATCTGGAACTGGCTGTTCCTGAAGGACGGCGCGTACCAGCCGAAGCCGGCGCAGAGCGCCGAGTGGAACCGCGGTGCGTACCTGGTGCAGGGCCTCGCGCACTGCAGCACGTGCCACACGCCGCGCGGCATCGCGATGCAGGAGAAGTCGCTCGATGAAACGGGCGGCAGCTTCCTGTCGGGTTCGGTGCTCGCAGGCTGGGACGGCTACAACATCACGTCCGACCCGAACGCGGGCATCGGCGGCTGGTCGCAGCAGCAGCTCGTGCAGTATCTGCGCACCGGCAGCGTGCCGGGGCTCGCGCAGGCGGCCGGCCCGATGTCCGAGGCGATCGAGCACAGCTTCTCGAAGATGACGGATGCCGACATCGGCGCGATCGCGACGTACATCCGTACGGTGCCGGCCGTGTCGAACGGCGACGCGAAGCAGTCGCGCGCGTCGTGGGGCAAGCCGGCCGAGGACGGGCTGAAGCTGCGCGGCGTCGCGCTGGCGTCGTCGGGCATCGATCCGGCGCGGCTCTATCTCGGCAACTGCGCGACCTGCCACCAGATGCAGGGCAAGGGCACGCCGGACGGCTACTATCCGTCGCTGTTCCACAACTCGACGGTCGGCGCGTCGAATCCGACCAACCTCGTGCAGGTGATCCTGAACGGCGTGCAGCGCAAGGCCGGCAGCGAGGACATCGGGATGCCGGCGTTCCGCAACGAGCTGTCGGATGCGCAGATCGCCGCGCTCGCGAACTACCTGACCGGGCAGTTCGGCAATCCGGCCGCGAAGGTGAGCGACCAGGACGTCGCGAAGCTGCGCTGA
- a CDS encoding porin, which translates to MRLKHFAWLIAAAAPAAAVAQTSVTLYGRVDGGVEYLNHIATPNGSATRWSAESGDWGTSMFGLKGIEDLGGGLSTVFNLETAFQVMNGQTGGGRMWSRRAYVGLKSDTWGQLQAGRNLFIDSDGVWEFDPFVQQAFSSASLVRGRNWQQTSNNIEYHSPVFGGFDVQAQYAFGNQSRGFNYGAADDFGRSDGIMISYHSPMLDVRGIYDELRDNNGKLSNIFTASREYFVGANVKVSKFKIQGAYTHYQAPDSPAGVADRADHYWLGATYTATPQWAVTGGGYYVKVGDGGGDASHDPSGHAIMYVLGTTYNLSKRTFLYGTVAYVRNGGNSNFSLLATPRDATSNTSPMTGESQTGAYVGMMHTF; encoded by the coding sequence TTGCGACTCAAACATTTCGCATGGCTGATCGCGGCCGCCGCGCCGGCGGCTGCGGTCGCACAGACGAGCGTGACGCTGTACGGCCGCGTCGACGGCGGCGTCGAATACCTGAACCACATCGCGACGCCGAACGGCAGCGCGACGCGCTGGAGCGCCGAAAGCGGCGACTGGGGCACCAGCATGTTCGGGCTGAAGGGCATCGAGGATCTGGGCGGCGGGCTGTCGACGGTCTTCAACCTCGAAACCGCATTCCAGGTGATGAACGGCCAGACGGGCGGCGGGCGCATGTGGTCGCGGCGCGCGTATGTCGGGCTGAAAAGCGACACGTGGGGCCAGCTGCAGGCCGGCCGCAACCTGTTCATCGACAGCGACGGCGTGTGGGAATTCGATCCGTTCGTCCAGCAGGCGTTTTCGTCGGCATCGCTGGTGCGCGGCCGCAACTGGCAGCAGACCAGCAACAACATCGAATATCACAGCCCGGTGTTCGGCGGCTTCGACGTGCAGGCGCAATACGCGTTCGGCAATCAGTCGCGCGGCTTCAACTACGGTGCGGCCGACGATTTCGGCCGCTCCGACGGGATCATGATCTCGTACCATTCGCCGATGCTCGACGTGCGCGGCATCTACGACGAACTGCGCGACAACAACGGCAAGCTCAGCAACATCTTCACCGCGTCGCGCGAATACTTCGTCGGCGCGAACGTGAAGGTGTCGAAGTTCAAGATCCAGGGCGCCTATACGCACTACCAGGCGCCCGACAGCCCGGCCGGCGTCGCCGATCGCGCCGATCACTACTGGCTCGGCGCGACCTACACTGCGACGCCGCAATGGGCCGTGACGGGCGGCGGCTATTACGTGAAGGTCGGCGACGGCGGCGGCGATGCGTCGCACGATCCGTCGGGCCACGCGATCATGTACGTGCTCGGCACCACCTACAACCTGTCGAAGCGCACCTTCCTGTACGGCACCGTCGCGTACGTGCGCAACGGCGGCAACTCGAACTTCTCGCTGCTCGCGACGCCGCGCGACGCGACGTCGAACACGAGCCCGATGACGGGCGAGTCGCAGACGGGCGCATATGTCGGGATGATGCACACGTTCTGA